AGGATGGGATTTTCACATGCCCCCGTCAAAATGCTGCCGAGACACCTGGGAAGGAGGTTGTCTCGTGCTGGATCTGCCCCAtgccctgctgccagggctcctgcaggggctggggcggggggtgtcaGTGGCCATGGCCACCCTGGACATTTCTGTCTTGACTTCTGCCTTctccagaaagagaaatgcagatcGTCCGGTGGCTGTACCTCTCCGGGCTGGTGTTTGCCGTGCTGATCCCGGCAGGGTGGCAGATGGGCCCCGAGGACTTGGATGACACGTCCAGGtacggggtgctgggggagctggcccGGGGAGACGGCCGTCGTGGGCAGGGGCTGTcgcagcagctcagccctgtTACCTTTGCTGCCAGCCCTCTTGGCTCTGGGGCTATGGCAATGTGCctgtttcttttgtatttatCCAGACAAGCTCCCTCCTGGCTCTCTACCAGCCCACGCAGGGCCGTTGCCATGTGCCCCCCAAGACTTCTCTGCTGTGTCAGACCAGAGATGGGCTGCACGGGGACGTGGCAGGGCAGAGCCGGGATGGGGTGATGCTTTGGGCAGGGTGCTGAGCCCCGCTCCACGCCAGCAGCCGTGTGGGAGGAAAACCCTTTGGGGACCTTCTGCCAGGGTGAATTTGTGAAAGGGGGGGACCCCAACATCAGCTATCGATCCTGGAGCTGGAAGGGGTCGATCTAAACCTCAGTGTGGCACCACACTCCCTCCCAGGAGCAGCAAGCAGGGACCAGGGTGGAGGCACGAACCCACTACAGCCAAGCAAGACATAAGGCAGATAATACGGGGCAGGATATTGCATATATCTGACGTCAGAAACAACCCTGGCCAGGCTTGataaacacacacccccccgaaactgaaaattatttttaaagtattattattgcttttctGGGGGCTGCTGCACACAGTAAAGTACTTTAGAGGACAGagtccctgccctggggagctcGTGCAGGGAGGGCACAGGGTGCCCATGCCCCAGTGTGCTTAAACCCACCTTTCCTTCCCCCGTCCTCCTCTCCCGAGCAGATGGCAGGCGTATGAATCGCAAAGCACCCAAAGCTTCACGTCCAACGCCAAGCGACACTCAGAGGGCACCTTCACCAGCGACTTCACCCGCTACCTGGACAAGATGAAGGCCAAGGACTTTGTGCACTGGCTCATCAACACCAAGCGGTACAGGTaaaaaggggagaggggaacaGGACCACGCTGGGAAATAACCTCCCACCACACCACGAGCCCCTGGACCCAATCGATAACGCAGTTTTAGTTTTCTCCTGGGTGTTTTCTTATTCTCGGCAGCGCCACGAAGAGGTACCTGAAGGAGGAGCCCCGCAGCATCCCTGTCCCGGCAACATTCCCACCACTCACGTAAGTCATCCCAAACGGCAACGGTGGcgaattaaaaccaaacaaatgagtaattttaaaatgtagccaCAAATCAGTGGTTGCAGTGCAAAGGCAGAGCGCGGATCCCTACGCCTGATGCTGCTTCTCATTTTTGCTGGCTCACGTGGATTCGCTGGTGTTTCTTTGCCATAAAATAAGACAAGGAAAATTAAGCTGTTGGGGGTGCTTTAATAGTTTACAGTGGGATGCAGCTGTTCTGCTCTCACCATGTGCTGCTGTTTTACACTTTGTGTCAGTGTTAACGTGGTGGGATAATTTCCATTTATAACAGATATTATCGTGTTTTGGTCTTGTCAAATCGAAGTGGGGGCTAGTTTGCAAAGGAGAAAATCACCCCTGCTGTCTCAAAGCTACTAAAGTGATTTTAGGGGGACTTTCTATTCCATGAAACTGTTTggtgtttatttgctttttaattttaaggtaCAATTAAATGGCAAATCAAGGCATCGGCTATCCAGCACTGTCAGCCTGGGGGTGTCGGACCCCTCCACTGCTGGCAGCGATTGGACACTCTATGGGAAGGATTTCTCACACGTGGCCGCTTTAACCCATTCGGTGTTTCCCAGGTGCCTCCTCCTAAAGTTTTCACCTGGGATCGTGTCTCAGCTCCGTTTCCTCTGTAACCGCTCCCGCGGCGCAGCAGACCCTGCAGCTTTCCCTAAATCGTAATAAAACCTTTGCTAAATCCGGCAGCCGGTTCATGACGTCTCCCACCCCCCCGAGCATCCCATTGGGATCCCACAAGCCGctggtcctggggggggggtttcGAGGCACTGGGCTGCGATGCCCGTCCTGGCTCAGCTGCCCCGTTTTACTCTCAATTCCTCGAATTTGAGGAAAAAGGGCAATCAGGACgcacccccctgcccccggACCTGTGCCAGAGGGGATGttgaaagaaattgaaaaagaaaacgaTATGAAAGATAACTAGAACCTCTTTGGACTCAATTTAATGCTAATTAACTAATGAACTAATTTGATTTACTGCTAATGAAGCGCGGGGAGGAGGAGCTGCTCGCCCTGGATGGGGCAGTTTCCACCTTGTGCAGGCACCCTCATCCCCCCGCCCCATTGCGAACTCCCCGcacagcccctgctctggggcggggggtggcgAGTGACACCGCGGTCCCCTCCCCCCGCAGCGCGGAGCTCACTGCCGTTACGTGCAGAGACAAACCAAACTagattaaaaactaaaaataataattaaaatacattttctagaaattaaaaagaaactgaaaagaaagtaaaaagcaagtaaaaataaaattaaaaaaaaaaaagaaaaataaactctaaaaagaaaatctgtgaaaagacgtacaaaaagaaaataggaatagaaaattttaaaataagaatcaAACCAAGCCCCTCGTTTCACCTCTTTCCCCCggcagctgctcctgcccagggaggtggatttccccaaaacccccccgtaaaaaagccccagagactcctccagctccccccaCCCGTCACAACACACGGCAGCGCCACAGCGAGACCTGCCAGGCTTTTACTGTCTCCTTTTCCCCATTCAAGGGGCGACAAGAGGAGAAAAGTCCCAGCGAGAGCCCGTCAGGCAACAGCAGCGCTTCCCGGCCGGGGCCCACGCGGCGACGGCGCGGATCCATGGGGTCGGAGCGGCACAGAACGGGCCCGAAATCAACCCcgggtcttttttttttcgcCCAAAGGGACCAACCCCACCAAGATCCGAAGCGATAAATAACACGGATTCCCCGCCTCGGCTTTATTGACAGCACGCAGCGATGCCAAACGAGAGCGTCtcttacaataaaataaatatatttcagcatCTCCGAAACAAAAGTAATTCCTGTATTTCTACAAGTAGTGCAGcgggggaaaaataaaataattaaacaaaacatatgTGTCAGCACCTTATTTATAACCTTTTTACACCATTTTTCCCCCCCATAGGGATTCCCATGCGCTTCATTTTGGGAAACGTTTTCAGGGGCCCCACGGGGGATTCGGGGAGCTCctttgtcgtggttcagcctcagtcggtaactaaacaccccgcagccgctcgctcaccccccacccctgtgggatgggggagagaatcggaagagcagaagcaaaagaaaaacttgtgggttgagataagcacagtttaataattaaaataataatgataatgattatgataataataacaataatgataatataagaAAAcggagaagggaaaaagataaaaagccaAACCACAAGGGACACAGCCGCTCCCCccccgccgaccgacgctgcccgtccccgagccgcgactgctgccccctcccccggccagcccctcccaggtaccgcactgggcatgacgttcCATGagatggaatatccctttggccagtttggatccgctctctcggctgtgccccctcccctcccggctccttgtgcccccggcagagcctgggaagctggaaatgctggaaaagcaactCCAGGCACCTTTGAGAGggtttttccccctgccccgtgtaattctcctctgcagaaggaagcaggaaaccCTGGCAAAACCAGGAGCCGTCCGTGGGTGTCTGGGGTAGAAAGGGGGCCGGCAGGCGGAGCGCTGGGTCCCGCCAGCCCCGcgtgtaaccagggtgatgaagtGAACCAGCCGTGGATGCTGCTGTGTCCCGCAACTGAacgttaagtctggggacagCCAGTGTATTCTTTAATCATGAATGCAATAGataatgtgcttctgtcagaacCCCGCTCCTTTCAGACTCAAAGCCTAAGTTTCAGATCCCCAAAGCCTCACCCCTAGAGCTTAGGggccaaacctctgttttaagggCTACGTTACAGCCTCACGTTTAGGCAGCGGTGATTCAGGGTATAAATGGTTGGGAGTTACTGATACAGTCTAGTGCAGCTCAGCTAAGGCTGGGACCCGGAGCCAAAACCTGGCCGGGGTAAGGAGGCAGCcgaaacaagaacagcctgcaCGAGGACTAAAGCTTGTTGCTTTAGGGAGTCAGAGAGGCCTCGAGATTCGAAGGACCTAAACAAAGTCACGATGACGCttggccttaagaaaagcagccGTACAGAGCCACAAAGgtgaggaactgcagagcagagggggagttactgaatgccgccTTTGCCTGGGCCTTTACTGCTAAGGCCGGCCCTCcggcatctcagcccccagaggagagagcacAAAtcgggagaagggaagacttaCCAGCGGCTCAGAAGGCTCCCGCAGCGGATGGGAGAAGCCGATGGCAGGAGGGGGTGCGGCCCCGTCCCAGCTGGGCACGGGGCACCGCCTGCAGATGCCAAGAGCCTGGAGCCCGTGCTGAGCCCACAGCGAGGCGCAGGGATGCAAGGGCACCTTTTCTTCCAggtcctcctctcctcccaggctCCAGAGCCACCCGACCCGACCGCGCGTGCCGGGGGTGACACCACGGCCCAGCAACCCCCCAGACTGCGAAGGGAGCACAACAACCAGCTCTGCTTGACGGCTTCTTCCTGCAAAGCGGCAggaagggaaaggcaggagggaaaaagcacCTGCCCGCTTCCCTCCTGGCTCGTCCCTCCCTGTGAGAGAAAAGGCTTTGCAAGGACAGGGGTGAAGAAGAAACCACCCAGAGTCCCCGGGAGGTAAAAGGCAGGGAAGCGGCGGAACAAGGCAGGGGACAGCCCCGGGGCGCAGAGCCCCACGCCTCACCTGCCCGCTCCCGCGACCACACGCTGCACTCAAGGCGCTCCATGTTCAGTGCTCCCTTCCATTCAGGTGACAGCCAGGGGACAAGAAGGGGGCATTTCTGCACTTTGCACCTTCCCGGCCGACGGCAGAGCCAAAGCAAAGGCgagaaatcaaaacaagaacCAAAGGGGGCGGAACTGGAGCGCAGGCAGCAAATGCTCGTCCTTCGCCTGGGCCCAACTGCTCGGAGGGTCCTTCCGCTGCCCCGCCACGGAGGGCGTCCCTCTCGGCCCAGGGAGAGACGCGGGAGTGAACTCAAGGGAGGAGCCCGAGCCAGAGCACGAACCTTTTCGGGACGAAGAGGCAAGCGCAGAACGCGTCACACCTCACAGAAGGTGTTTGTGTACATTCAGAGTTTATatttggagaaaagagaaaggcgAGGAGGAATTGGAGACTGAAAAAATAGCCCTGAATGAGGGAGCGGTAGCAGCCCCTCGACCACTACAAAACCGCACCAACACACGCACGTACACACGGAGGCGTAACAACACCCAGCTCCCACGGACTGTGATGCGCCCCTCAGTTTGCTGCTCTGGGGATACTGAACGCCTGAAGCACACCCAGGGTAACCGACAACATCTGCATGGCTTTAATGGGAATCCTCCGGCTGAAGGGAAGCGGTTTCTCCCCGGGCCTGCGTCGGCACATCCCTGAGTCACGTTCTCACTCCTCTCCTTCAGAGTCAACATTCCTAGTCGTGAAAACCGGGccggggggaaagagaagaagaggGAGAGCGTCGTCAGCGCCAGAGCGGCCGGCTGCTGCCGATTCAGCCCCGTGTGTGGCACCAGCCCGGCAGGGAGGAGCTGGTTTGCATGCCACGgcccctgctgcctgtgcccaggGCCGGGCCGCTCGCTCGGCAGTGCTGGCCAGAGCACGGCACAGCCGTAGGCACGCGCCGTCGCCGCAGAGGAGCACGGTCGCCCTCACGGGCCAGCCTTTACCTCTTTCCTCCCCAGAGTCAGAGCGTTTCCCTCTTCATCGTCAGCACCTTCCACACGGTCATGTTGGACATCTCCTCTGAGATATTAATCTCCGAAGGATCAGCCCTGCAATAAATATTGCCCAGGGCAACGCGTGATTCTGGGAACTGACGGCACCAAGTGCGTTAGCGTCGGCGAGAGGAACAGGGGGGCTCGGAGGAGCAAAGCTCAGCACAGGCACAGGGGCCTTTGCCGCGGGAGGAGGTTTGGGAGGCGAGGCCGAGAGCTGCAGAGCAACGGCTCCGTGCAACGGCTCTCGCTGCTGTGCAGCCCTGGAGCGGGCTCCTAAGCCACTGCTGCTACAGATCatgcctgcagctcctcagctggAAGTACGAGGCTCTCCAGCTGCGTAAAGTCACTGACGATGAGGGTGCCCGGGCTCCAATGTGAGCTGTGCAGCCACTCTGCTtggaggcagagccctgccatcgcctcctgcagccctgatTTTCCCCCCAAGCTGACTGCTGGTGCCTAAGGGATGCTCAGGAAAGAGGCAAGTGGAGAAGATTGGGCCAAACCCCTGCAAATCCATCCTGCCAGGGGCCCTGGGCCTCCACGGGGCTTTACCTGTCACTGGGTTGCTGTGGGATATCCAAGCCGCTGGTCTCCCCCAGTTCCAGCTGAACGcaatttgcagcagcagctgccatcgTCTTCTGGGACTCCTGGCGTAAAAAGGGACAAATCAATTTCTCCGTCTGTGACCAAAGTGGAGAGAAACACACCAGGCGGTAAAAGCGCTGCATGTGCCCTCTCCTTGGCACCCATGGCAGCTTCAGCTCTTAGTGCAGCAGGGTATCGACCTCCGCTCCAAACGTTTTGCAAGGCTTAAAAACACTATTAGCAGCAAATCTTCCCACCGTGAGTATCACCATCATCATCTTCTTCCTCACCTTTTTTCCTCAAAGACTACTCTTTAAAATTCTCCCTCACTCAAGTGTTAAGCTCACTGCTAATTCAAGGAAAGACACGCTGAAGCTGTGGGATCCGGGCTATTGGGATCTATTTCTATTGCGTTCTGCTCCTCCCCCAACATTTCAAGACCAGCTGGGACAGAAAGAGGCCATCTCACAGCCCAAGGGAGACATCCGGCCCCAAGCCCCCAGCAAGCGTTACCTCTTCCTCTTGGGCTTCGGTTTTGGCGTCGCCCAAcctctgcttcttgctttctGGCATCAGGTCATCCAGAAAGCTGAGCTCTCGCTTGGAGAAGCAGAAATCCATCACTCTCCGCACAAAAACGAGAGCCAACACCTTTGTGAGGAAGAGGGAAGATGCGGTGAGGCCAGAGGCGACGCTACATCTCCCTCCAACGCTGCAAACCTCCTGCTGCCGACACCGGCAGCGGCTCTTACCATCATGGGAAAGATGATGGCGGCACGGGACGCCTTGATGCCCCAGAGCAGGACGAGGCAGATCAGCTGGATGGCGGTGAAGAAATGCACCTTTCGCAAGGGCACGTGCCGCAGGTAGATGAAATCCGGCTGGTGTTTCGCCGGCATCCAGAACAGCTTCAAGCGATCGAAGAACTGCAAAAAGCCAAGGGGGAAAAGTTGCCACCGTGGGACTGCGGAAGGTTTCTGGCCCTGTGGAGACGCGGACGCAGTTCTCAGGGTCTCGCTTGCAAGGAGAGGTCGCGGAGCCCGCTCGCTTCCTCCTGGGAGCAGCCCCCACTTTCCCTTCGCTCCACCCAGCTTGCCCGCCAGAGCTGCCCACCAAATTGCAAGGAGTCCACGTTCTTCTCTCAGCGCCATTTCTTGGCCCACCCAATCCCCCGGCAAGGATTTCCACCGGTGGCAGAAACTGCCTTCCCTTGGCACTGAATTCCCCCGCTTCCACCTCACCAAAGCCCGACCTGCCCTAAGCCGTGACACAGAGAGCCCTGACCGTgcccgctcccccagccctaCGCCCCTCCTGGGCCTCCCCCGAGCTGCTGCTCACACAAAACACTTTCAGCGCTTGCTCCCGGAGAGGTGTTTTCCCACGCCACTGCTTTCTGCCCGCTCCTACGGCCGGGAAATACCAGGGAGCAGGCGTGCAGCGCGCTGTAACAGAGCCCCTACCTGAATTCCTCTGAGGGACGACACACCCATGTAGAGGAAGACGCCGTAAAGCACAGGCATTGGGATGAACTGAAAACAAGAATGGAATCCTTCGTTTTGTTCTCCATCACATTTTCACTCTTACCACTCTCTTCTACGGGCACTGCCTGAAGTTGCCCAAAGCTCTGCAGCACCCACGGGCTTGGAGGTGGGTCGGATTTTAACCGGGAGAGATTTTGTGCGTGCGAGGGAGCCAACGCTCTgcttcaggctgaacagactCTGAGTTCCCTTTTGTCACAATAAGCCTCTtttccagagaggtgggaggaaaAGAGGTCACTTCACCCGTGCCACCGCGTACCACGCTCTGTGACGGTAGAAAACCATTTCTACGTGTTCTTGTGGCAACGCGCAAAGGCGCTGGGCCTCCTTTTAGCCTAGAGATGGCATTATTTTGTGGGAGGAACACGCAAGGAAGCCCTCGGGGACCATTTCGGCATGTTTGGCTACTTGGAATGGCTGTTCTGAGGCGCTTGCGGGAGCCAATCGCCACCGAGAAGGTGCTGCCTGTTTGAAAGGGAGCAGAGGTACTGCTCTGAACGCGCCTAATTGTAACCCACAAACACGGGTGGGCCTGAAAGACGCCTGAACATCAAAGGATTCGTCGTGCTCGCTTGCCTCGAGCACAGCAAACTGGGGCCTGAAGGGCTGGAAAGCGTGACCAAGGCTGGTTCCCACCGCGGGTCAAGCCCCAAGGGCTGGGATTCACCTCCTCGTCTGCTCCACAACTACTCAGGCCTGGGAAGGGGGGACTCTTGTTTTTCAGAACCCCCCAAAAGCGCGTGGTTGTTGggtgttttccattttcctcttaCCTTTAACACAGAAGTGAAGAAGACGGAGCAGCCCATGAGCACAAAGATCATCAAGCCAGTGACTCTCTGCTCTCGTATCCCCAAAAACTTGGGTTGTTCCCCGGGAGCTGAGCAGTCAGACTCTACTTTGAGGCTGTTCACATGGGTGATGGACAGGACGGTGGCAGCCACAAACCAGGGCAGCCCCATCACGGAGCACACCCCGAGCATCACGGCCACCACAAAAAGGTCCAGGTGGTACCCGCATCCTTTCTGCAGGGAGCAAAGCAAGAGGCAGAGTGTCCCACAGCAGAAGAGCAACGACAACGCCGCAAGTCACGCTCCCACCCTACTGAGCTGAAGTCAGCTTCTTGAAAATTTAAAGCAAGGACTGGAAACAAATCAGGATGTAGCCAGTCTCTGTGCAAGCCCCTCGCATGGAAATCTGACAGGGGCTCAGACAAAGCGGATTGCGAGAGGCTGCGTGATATCGACTTCTCACAAAAGAGACATAAAACGACTTTCTCTCTTCATTCACAGAGAAATTGCCACCACTTGCAAAGAAGATGCGACTCTGAGCTATCCCTGGCAGCTTTTCAGAACGattccttcccccagctgccgCTGGCGTTTTCAAACAAAAGCCCTCCTCTCTCTTGCTCCCGGATTGATTTGCTGCTCCGAAAGATtgcccacctcccctcccctgccctttgCTCCCCGGGTCATCAGTAACCCAGGAGAGCATCCTGCCACGCAGCCCGACCTCGTCCCACACCAACGCCTTCCCAAAGCTTTTGGAATAGGAGCTTCTCCCCACTCCTGCAGCCCACAGTGGGCTGGGGACGGGCTCATCTCTTGCAGCCCCTTACCTTCAGCCTGTGCTCCTTCCTGTTGACAATAACAGCCGTGATCTGCTGGTCCATGAAGATCAGGAtggtgcagagcagagctgggatgaGCGCAGCCGGCACCGTCCACCACGGGTTGGGGCCGATGGGGCTGATGAACCACCCGCGGTCATCTCTGGTCGGCTGCGACAAAGCACACGCATGTCACGatcctctcccagcccagccacctCACTGCCTTTCAGtttcccctccagccctggggcagagcagctcccagccctggcttCAAGTCACCCTCTCCCAGGGGGTTCAGCACTGCCAGCGGCCTCTTTGCCAGCACCTACAGCTGCTTCTCCTGCGCGTCTCCAGAGCGGCGGGGCCGTCTTCTCGTTCCCACAAGGAAAGGATGCGCTCGGAGGTGGAAGAGGAGGTGCTCACACCACCCGCATCTCCTCCAGACTCAGCCCcgtcctgccctgccctgccaccacCTTGTGGCATCCCCAGGGGCCGCAAACAGCTCCGCGCCAAAACACCCCCTTACCTTGAACACATGGGGCACGTGGAGCTTCGGGGACGGGATCCCAGTCACCAAGTCAATGAGCACCATGATGACGATGGTGAGGAAAACGGCAAAGTCGCTCACTGTGGCCCGTACCTGGGGCAAGAAACCAGAGCTGAAAGGGGCAGGTCGGAAATGCTACAGTGGCTTTGCACTCATGGAGCTGCGTGAGGGACAGCCCAGCCGATGGAGGGCTTGGCCTTCAAGGGCAACGTTTCCCAGCTCGACCAAGCGGTGGCAAATACTGCTGCGTGCTCCACGAGAGCCGTTTGGGGAAAAGAGCGTGGAGACTGCTGCTGGCCACCAGCTTCTACCTACTCTGGTTGGGAAGTAACGGCTGGTTTTGAACTTCTTCAGCAAGCTCGACAGGACAAaggtggagaagaaaaggatgcAGCACCAGAAGAGGACATTAGGTGCGTAGGGGCCATCGCGCCCACAGGCAGGTCCTTGAAACTCGCCGTGCAAATACCGACATTCCTGCAGAAACAGAGCGTCAGCACACAAAGGCAGTGCCCGTGCGGCAAGGAAACCTCGGGGAACCGGGGGGTCACTGTGAGGCTCTTGGGCCAAGAGCCACGACCCTGTAACTGCTGCTGCCCACGGAGATTTCTAGgtaaccagcagcagcagcagcacctgaaCAAGCGACACATTCAACTGCACAGAGGAGAGCGGAGAGAGGAGCTGTGACGGGACACCACGCCACAGAGCCACGCCACATCCTCCGCTTGAATGGCAGGTAACCACGGCTGGAGGTGACACCGGAGGGGAAGGACGTGCTGGCAGCTCTTGGGGACAGGGCAAGGGAACAGGGCAGGAGAGCTGAGACAGACGTgacaggaagggagaagaggcaAAGCGTCCCTTCCCAGGGCAGGGCTCCCAGGACACGGCCCAGAGGGGACGAAGACGCCCATACGAGCCCCCCACCCTGTGCCTGAGCTCTGCTTCCAGCAACAACAGCCCGAGAGACTGCTCAGACATGCAAATTCATGCCTGCGCCTACGGACACGCTGGGTGAGCAAGCCAGGCCTGCAGGTATTAGGCACCACTTCAGGAAGCCAATGACTCCCTTCCAGCATGAACTCAAGTCCTCCAACTGCTACAAGAATCAAACCACCCACTTAACCTCGCTCCCGGGCAGGAACACTGTCCTGCAACAGGCTTGAGGAGGACAGTTATTCCCCACAGCGCTGGGGACCAGGTGGACGGGACAAGGCAGACTCTCCTTCACAGGACCAAGCAGGTTAAACCCCCCCATCAGACTGAAGCCGTGACTCTTCagagcagcaccagcacagctggaagcCCATCAGCACCGGAAGGCCTCTGACTT
The Phalacrocorax carbo chromosome 27, bPhaCar2.1, whole genome shotgun sequence genome window above contains:
- the LOC104041754 gene encoding exendin-3-like, coding for MQIVRWLYLSGLVFAVLIPAGWQMGPEDLDDTSRWQAYESQSTQSFTSNAKRHSEGTFTSDFTRYLDKMKAKDFVHWLINTKRYSATKRYLKEEPRSIPVPATFPPLTCLLLKFSPGIVSQLRFLCNRSRGAADPAAFPKS